The following coding sequences lie in one Pontibacter sp. G13 genomic window:
- a CDS encoding SemiSWEET transporter, whose amino-acid sequence MDWIQVMGIVAGICTTAAFLPQVIKTWKTKSAEDLSLGMFLLFVIGILLWLSYGIILEDIPLILANSLTLILASTLLYFKIRY is encoded by the coding sequence ATGGACTGGATACAAGTGATGGGAATTGTGGCAGGTATTTGCACCACCGCCGCGTTTCTCCCGCAAGTCATCAAAACCTGGAAGACTAAATCCGCCGAGGATCTCTCCTTGGGCATGTTTTTGCTTTTTGTCATCGGCATCTTGCTGTGGCTGTCTTATGGAATCATCTTGGAAGACATCCCGCTGATTCTGGCCAACTCACTCACCTTGATCCTCGCGAGTACCTTGCTGTACTTCAAGATCAGGTATTGA
- a CDS encoding YceI family protein produces the protein MKFLQTITAAAFLAIGAASAQAQTWAIDPSHTEIGFNVTHLVISEVHGEFTDFQGSLTSSSEDFQDASIEFTAKVGSINTGDEKRDGHLKSPDFFDVANHPDLTFKSTSFKKVGDKTYKLTGDLTIKGVTKSVTLDATYRGTVTDPWGNTKSGFKIMGGIDRQDFGLTWTASTAAGELVVGNEIEFDISVELNKQQG, from the coding sequence ATGAAATTTCTCCAGACTATCACAGCAGCCGCCTTCTTGGCAATCGGAGCAGCATCTGCTCAAGCTCAAACTTGGGCCATCGATCCTTCCCACACCGAGATCGGATTCAACGTAACTCACTTGGTGATTTCTGAAGTACACGGTGAATTCACTGATTTCCAAGGATCACTCACCTCATCTTCCGAGGATTTCCAAGATGCTTCCATCGAATTTACCGCCAAGGTTGGCTCTATCAATACAGGCGATGAAAAGCGCGACGGGCACCTGAAGTCCCCTGATTTCTTCGACGTGGCCAACCACCCCGATTTGACCTTCAAAAGCACCTCCTTCAAAAAAGTGGGTGACAAGACATACAAATTGACAGGTGACCTCACCATCAAAGGAGTGACCAAATCTGTGACACTCGACGCGACATACCGCGGTACCGTGACCGATCCATGGGGCAATACCAAATCTGGCTTCAAGATCATGGGGGGCATCGACCGCCAAGACTTCGGCTTGACTTGGACTGCTTCCACTGCCGCTGGTGAGTTGGTGGTAGGAAATGAAATCGAATTCGACATCTCCGTCGAGCTGAACAAGCAACAAGGCTAA
- a CDS encoding universal stress protein — protein MSSSKIAFRPWFNASDQEQTRILVATDFSEPAKNALRYAVQLAEDMNADINLIHVGHVGQQYHDRISEPFAELLSAGKLQEAFPFFESYVSQLLDEFESDIELDLTLSSGPSATGIIQESDDTDTALIIIGAQGVNMFSKQGIGSVALEVLDQAHCPVLAVPIDAKYEPINHMMYATEFSQEDFSIIDQLLEFASQFNAKLSCTHVRDEKAHWEEAELSLFEKKYQDEHSDRMIDFFISTHENVVHGLYEFVTEYKVDLIALLHHHRYANGHSVTKQMSMYTDIPMLVFGTDSMRAESALDAPSAS, from the coding sequence ATGTCATCTTCCAAAATTGCCTTCCGACCCTGGTTCAACGCTTCTGACCAAGAACAGACGCGCATCCTCGTCGCTACTGATTTTTCGGAGCCCGCCAAGAATGCGCTGCGTTATGCAGTTCAATTGGCCGAAGACATGAATGCTGACATCAATCTCATCCATGTAGGTCATGTAGGACAACAATATCACGACCGAATCAGTGAACCGTTTGCTGAGCTTTTGTCAGCGGGCAAGTTGCAAGAAGCATTTCCTTTTTTTGAGAGCTACGTCTCTCAATTGCTGGATGAGTTCGAATCCGATATTGAATTGGATTTGACCCTCTCTTCAGGACCATCGGCAACTGGGATCATTCAAGAAAGCGATGATACGGATACTGCGCTCATCATCATCGGCGCACAAGGGGTGAACATGTTCTCCAAGCAAGGAATCGGAAGTGTCGCGCTCGAAGTATTGGATCAAGCACATTGTCCCGTGCTGGCAGTGCCCATTGATGCCAAATACGAACCCATCAACCACATGATGTATGCGACTGAATTTTCGCAGGAGGACTTTTCCATCATCGATCAATTGCTGGAATTCGCTTCGCAATTCAACGCCAAGCTGTCATGTACACATGTGCGGGACGAAAAGGCGCATTGGGAAGAAGCCGAGTTGAGCCTTTTTGAAAAGAAGTATCAGGATGAGCATTCAGACCGAATGATCGACTTTTTCATCTCTACCCATGAAAATGTCGTGCACGGTCTGTACGAATTTGTTACTGAATATAAAGTAGATCTGATAGCTTTGCTTCACCATCATCGCTATGCCAATGGCCACAGCGTCACCAAGCAGATGTCGATGTACACAGATATTCCGATGTTGGTATTCGGAACGGATTCTATGCGCGCCGAATCTGCATTGGATGCTCCATCAGCCTCTTAA
- a CDS encoding GDSL-type esterase/lipase family protein, whose translation MNWFFSAFSLILLLMSSCQTDQSDESIQRKNRFAAGHPHLQFLGKHTLTSDSAYEFAWTASQVSGRFRGKSITIFLSATAHNPAVGGPIFRVQVDDQSPRIWQPSEDPSQGLVIDSLPEAEHRFRLFLLTEASVGTCQFRGVELPSGGELLPWDQAKPLQIESIGNSITCGYGNLGSHESCDFSPETEDGYQAYSAIAARELNADYQAVCYSGRGVCWNYQRAIPETMADLYDRVSPDDPSLVWEAGPWSPDIVTINLGTNDFAHEIPPRAMFVERYLELITKVRRYYPEAHIVLLTGSMMTGQRLRVLQGYLDEVVNQTPGPVHRFDLTPQGALGYGCNWHPNIAQHQLNGQELADFLRQILKP comes from the coding sequence ATGAATTGGTTCTTCTCCGCTTTTTCCCTCATTCTGCTCCTGATGTCTTCTTGCCAAACCGACCAATCTGACGAAAGCATTCAACGAAAGAATCGATTCGCAGCAGGTCATCCCCATCTGCAATTCCTCGGAAAACATACCTTGACCTCGGATAGCGCCTACGAATTTGCTTGGACTGCCAGTCAGGTTTCTGGCCGTTTCAGAGGGAAATCGATCACCATTTTCCTATCTGCAACCGCCCATAACCCCGCAGTGGGTGGTCCTATTTTCCGGGTGCAGGTGGATGATCAATCTCCAAGGATTTGGCAACCATCAGAAGATCCCAGCCAAGGTCTTGTCATCGATTCTCTTCCAGAGGCAGAACACCGATTCAGGCTGTTTCTCCTCACAGAAGCCTCTGTTGGCACCTGTCAATTTCGTGGGGTAGAGTTGCCTTCCGGTGGGGAATTACTGCCCTGGGATCAAGCCAAGCCCCTTCAGATCGAAAGTATCGGGAATAGCATCACTTGTGGGTATGGCAATCTGGGAAGCCATGAATCCTGCGATTTTTCGCCAGAAACAGAGGATGGATATCAGGCCTATTCAGCCATTGCCGCTCGTGAGTTGAATGCTGATTATCAGGCGGTATGTTATTCAGGGAGAGGGGTTTGCTGGAATTATCAGCGGGCTATTCCAGAAACCATGGCCGATCTGTATGACCGTGTGTCTCCGGATGATCCAAGCCTCGTTTGGGAGGCCGGACCTTGGTCGCCAGATATTGTAACCATCAATTTGGGTACAAACGATTTTGCGCATGAGATCCCTCCACGTGCAATGTTTGTAGAGCGGTATCTGGAATTGATCACCAAAGTCAGAAGATATTATCCGGAAGCTCATATCGTCCTTTTGACGGGCTCTATGATGACAGGCCAACGTCTTCGGGTCCTTCAAGGGTACTTGGACGAGGTCGTCAATCAAACGCCAGGACCTGTACACCGATTTGACCTGACGCCTCAGGGAGCATTGGGATATGGCTGTAATTGGCACCCAAATATCGCCCAACATCAACTCAATGGACAAGAGTTGGCGGATTTCCTCCGGCAGATTCTCAAGCCGTAA
- a CDS encoding T9SS type A sorting domain-containing protein, whose amino-acid sequence MKPKHQLGSQPEHKPLLQTLAGRLAAAGLALAAIGFGWMYWTQSSSPSSICNVAYPGDLASISLSAGDILCIPLGSNFQGTITSFPAGATIVVDSASMFQPAQMDQAAGMLEVVGTALLPETELWDGFTLINRGILTFSGAVTFSGVTSLANQLKGTLYFNEAFSFEHIGGLFDNQGTATFLKSASIGYGTTFTNGGTCTFSKDVSLSGMWMNSGPVVMSEDFLINGTGDLENFCTILIQQSLVNFSFDFFNFGLVYCGTNGNVGTFTTGALFFQDTMGIVVADEFTNDGIVMGGGNIFIRGTSANLGAFGTDGGGMNVYDAGGSGFDVQAGTLNPRVTFTAFSEPSTTMTFPTCTDVILRELPVVLGGFDGSMTDDGIQLDWQTFIEVNFSHFDIQRSEDGRFFQPIGQVSGTNDAANGAQYQFIDPKMTLPSQERLFYRLNMIDIDGSQEFSQIVEVSMDLASQGLSIQFPNPAIQDLSVSYSGNQPGKLVVTIMDLSGRQVLKKVIQTVESSGQMRIPLTGISAGAYVLTVSDARTQQTEKLLISK is encoded by the coding sequence ATGAAACCCAAGCATCAGCTCGGTTCTCAACCAGAACACAAACCCCTACTCCAAACACTGGCTGGTCGTCTGGCTGCAGCAGGTCTCGCATTGGCAGCGATCGGCTTCGGATGGATGTATTGGACTCAATCCAGCAGCCCATCCTCGATTTGCAATGTGGCTTATCCAGGTGATCTTGCCAGTATCAGCCTTTCTGCGGGAGATATATTGTGTATTCCATTAGGGAGCAATTTTCAGGGAACAATTACCAGTTTTCCTGCGGGAGCGACCATCGTCGTGGATAGTGCTTCGATGTTTCAGCCAGCTCAAATGGATCAAGCAGCTGGGATGTTAGAAGTGGTAGGAACTGCTCTGTTGCCTGAAACTGAATTGTGGGATGGATTTACCCTGATCAATCGTGGGATTCTTACGTTTTCGGGTGCTGTCACCTTTTCAGGTGTAACGAGCCTCGCGAATCAACTCAAAGGAACCTTGTATTTCAACGAGGCATTCAGTTTTGAACATATTGGAGGCCTATTTGATAATCAAGGAACCGCCACTTTTTTGAAGTCGGCGAGCATCGGATACGGGACTACTTTCACCAATGGAGGTACATGTACATTTAGCAAGGATGTATCGCTATCGGGGATGTGGATGAATTCAGGACCTGTCGTGATGAGCGAGGATTTCCTGATTAATGGCACCGGTGATCTAGAAAATTTCTGTACGATCCTGATCCAGCAATCTCTGGTCAATTTCTCCTTCGATTTCTTCAATTTTGGATTGGTCTACTGCGGTACCAATGGCAATGTGGGGACCTTCACAACGGGTGCACTGTTTTTCCAAGATACGATGGGCATCGTCGTCGCAGATGAATTCACCAATGATGGGATCGTTATGGGCGGCGGAAATATCTTCATTAGAGGCACCTCGGCCAATTTAGGGGCTTTTGGAACAGATGGTGGAGGAATGAATGTCTACGATGCGGGAGGAAGCGGATTTGATGTGCAGGCAGGGACCTTGAATCCAAGGGTGACTTTCACTGCATTCTCCGAGCCCTCGACAACCATGACCTTCCCAACCTGTACCGATGTAATATTGCGAGAGCTACCGGTCGTTTTGGGCGGTTTTGATGGCTCAATGACGGATGATGGAATCCAATTGGATTGGCAGACCTTTATCGAGGTGAACTTTTCGCATTTTGATATCCAGCGTTCAGAAGATGGAAGGTTCTTTCAGCCGATCGGGCAGGTTTCTGGTACGAATGATGCCGCGAATGGAGCTCAATATCAATTTATCGATCCCAAAATGACGCTCCCGAGCCAAGAGCGGCTTTTCTATCGACTCAATATGATTGACATCGATGGTTCCCAAGAATTCAGCCAGATCGTGGAAGTATCAATGGATCTTGCTTCACAGGGCCTTTCGATTCAGTTCCCCAATCCAGCCATTCAGGATCTATCGGTTTCCTACAGCGGAAATCAGCCCGGCAAACTTGTGGTGACCATCATGGATCTAAGTGGCCGTCAAGTATTGAAAAAGGTCATTCAAACAGTCGAGTCTAGCGGTCAGATGCGCATTCCCCTTACAGGAATAAGTGCTGGAGCCTATGTGTTGACTGTTTCTGATGCTCGGACCCAGCAAACGGAAAAGTTACTGATCTCCAAGTAG
- a CDS encoding S41 family peptidase: protein MMQRKYLWKGALVGLLFFSVGFVTNIAGDFFEISKNMEIYGNVYSELNKVYVDETNPTELMRTGIDAMLTSLDPYTNYYSESQIEYSKLLSSGQYSGIGAEIRKTDEGYQISELFGGGPADLAGLKVGDMLIKIDSESLDPESLDQDQVMSLLLGEKGSQVAITVTRGSEAIEQTIDVKRGGTEGRQENVPFFKRVDERIGYILLSGFTQDAGKEVAEALQEMKKEAGGLNGVILDLRGNPGGRVDEAVNVVNVFVPANERIVEMRGRTKESQQTFPTRFPAIDPEIPLAVIVNSKSASASEIVSGAIQDLDRGVIVGRRSFGKGLVQNVRPLSYNTQMKITIARYFIPSGRCIQAIDYFHRKEDGTAGRVPDSLFQEYKTRNGRPVFDGGGIYPDVIVEKPALHPATQALVSQNMIFDFATQYSLSHDSIAGPRDFELSDADYDSFVAFAQGKDFAFQTATESQLDVFAKSLEKESYQEALADELAALRDKLNRQKSQDLVERRVEISDLIRKEIVNRYFYKQGVLESGFTFDADIQAALKVLNDPAKYQTTLQTEE, encoded by the coding sequence ATGATGCAAAGAAAATATCTGTGGAAAGGCGCCTTGGTGGGGCTGCTTTTCTTTTCCGTAGGGTTTGTGACCAACATCGCTGGCGACTTTTTCGAGATCTCCAAAAACATGGAAATCTACGGAAACGTCTATTCTGAGCTGAATAAGGTGTATGTGGACGAAACCAATCCCACAGAACTGATGCGGACGGGAATCGATGCCATGCTCACTTCCCTCGATCCCTACACCAACTACTATTCAGAAAGCCAAATCGAGTATTCCAAGCTGTTGAGTTCTGGGCAATATTCTGGCATCGGTGCTGAAATCCGCAAGACCGATGAGGGCTATCAAATCTCCGAATTGTTCGGTGGAGGACCTGCCGATCTTGCGGGATTGAAAGTGGGAGATATGCTCATCAAGATTGATAGTGAATCCCTCGACCCAGAATCTCTGGATCAAGATCAAGTCATGAGCCTTCTCCTCGGCGAGAAAGGATCTCAGGTCGCGATTACGGTCACCCGTGGAAGTGAAGCAATCGAGCAAACCATCGATGTGAAGCGTGGTGGTACTGAAGGACGCCAAGAGAATGTGCCTTTTTTCAAGCGCGTCGATGAGCGTATCGGGTATATTTTGTTGTCTGGATTTACTCAAGATGCAGGCAAGGAAGTGGCCGAAGCTCTCCAAGAAATGAAAAAAGAGGCAGGGGGTCTGAATGGGGTGATTCTCGATTTGAGAGGAAATCCCGGTGGACGTGTGGACGAGGCGGTGAATGTGGTCAATGTATTTGTACCAGCCAATGAGCGTATCGTGGAAATGCGAGGCCGTACCAAGGAATCTCAGCAGACCTTCCCTACGCGTTTTCCTGCCATAGATCCTGAAATTCCCCTTGCGGTCATCGTGAATTCCAAAAGTGCCAGTGCATCCGAGATTGTTTCTGGCGCTATTCAAGATTTGGATCGGGGAGTGATTGTGGGGCGTCGGAGTTTTGGTAAAGGCCTTGTGCAGAATGTACGTCCGCTGAGCTACAACACCCAGATGAAGATCACGATTGCGAGGTACTTCATCCCAAGCGGTCGCTGCATTCAGGCAATCGACTATTTCCATCGGAAAGAAGATGGGACGGCAGGTCGCGTGCCAGATAGTCTGTTCCAAGAATACAAGACCCGAAATGGTCGTCCTGTATTCGATGGCGGAGGAATCTATCCAGATGTAATCGTCGAAAAGCCCGCCTTGCACCCCGCTACGCAAGCTTTGGTGAGTCAGAATATGATATTTGATTTTGCGACTCAGTACAGTCTGTCCCATGACTCCATCGCTGGGCCTCGCGATTTTGAATTGTCAGATGCGGATTATGATTCGTTTGTGGCATTCGCGCAGGGGAAAGACTTTGCTTTCCAGACTGCGACTGAGAGTCAGTTGGATGTATTTGCCAAGAGTCTGGAGAAGGAATCCTATCAGGAGGCACTCGCAGACGAATTGGCGGCTCTTCGGGATAAGCTGAATCGTCAGAAGTCTCAGGACTTGGTAGAGCGTCGCGTGGAAATTTCGGATCTGATCCGTAAAGAAATCGTGAACCGCTACTTCTACAAGCAGGGAGTGCTGGAATCTGGTTTTACATTTGATGCGGATATTCAGGCTGCACTCAAGGTGCTGAATGATCCAGCCAAGTACCAGACGACGTTACAGACAGAGGAGTAA
- a CDS encoding T9SS type A sorting domain-containing protein translates to MDKSWRISSGRFSSRNSLHFSQHSFTVTFLGTPARYWGEFQAYCNVEISMSNMKGRRELRPSQEFQITVSHLWKWLVAGGALAAIAVWVFSGEPSRSSDGCNYSYPGDRGTINLSFGDTVCVSAGAFFVGNVSNFPSGSAILVEEGAEFHPTTLNNPAGYLKIEGDASIGDANLGSGFSVFNQGSLTFSKTVNVNGAVTIYNSEEGEIIFEQDFSFSQSGSIWTNEGTIEAVRFLRIQNGTQLNNTGTIDIGRRLELDGTFQNDGSLFIKNTSTLNGNGILNNTCTIVIERGLINGGRIENDGHLFISTINSDFSGADVEESVEESVGRSSYQPRYFLNNSIFINGVNASVIGNRIINSGTVTGSGYFFFSGVTTNNGSFGNDGQGINFRDFSPTPNQIFDSEGSSPHSSVTDHTLVMPEEEDEAASCSGKYKGSLPVVLAGFEVRREKENAALSWVSTSEVNFSHFEIQASWDGREFSEIGQVPGMATDGQGARYQFSEMIPISPMGDFRFYRLNMVDLDGTQILSDIQQVRMVPNATAEVRFWNTEANNWRLEYSGISGGVRQIRIVDLSGRIIWNKQVHWESSMTNALQLPAMATGIYVLTLSDKHDQSQSLKFRHK, encoded by the coding sequence ATGGACAAGAGTTGGCGGATTTCCTCCGGCAGATTCTCAAGCCGTAATAGTCTACACTTCTCCCAGCATTCTTTCACCGTAACGTTCTTGGGTACTCCCGCTCGATATTGGGGCGAGTTTCAGGCATATTGTAATGTCGAAATATCCATGTCCAATATGAAAGGCCGCCGAGAACTTCGTCCTTCCCAAGAATTCCAAATTACCGTATCTCATCTCTGGAAATGGCTCGTAGCTGGAGGCGCTTTGGCCGCGATTGCGGTCTGGGTTTTCTCTGGAGAACCTTCTCGATCATCCGATGGCTGCAATTACTCCTATCCTGGAGATAGAGGAACCATCAATCTCAGTTTCGGTGACACGGTATGCGTTTCCGCTGGAGCATTTTTTGTAGGAAATGTGTCTAATTTTCCGAGTGGATCTGCCATTCTTGTTGAGGAAGGAGCAGAATTTCACCCAACTACCTTGAATAATCCAGCTGGTTATTTGAAAATTGAAGGAGATGCTTCCATTGGAGATGCTAATCTTGGTTCTGGGTTTTCGGTGTTCAATCAAGGAAGTCTCACCTTTTCCAAAACGGTCAATGTGAATGGTGCCGTGACGATTTACAACTCTGAGGAGGGGGAGATAATCTTCGAACAGGATTTTTCCTTTAGCCAGTCGGGATCGATTTGGACGAATGAAGGAACTATCGAAGCGGTTCGGTTTCTTCGAATCCAGAATGGAACTCAGCTCAACAATACTGGGACTATCGATATCGGACGACGTCTTGAGCTAGATGGAACGTTTCAAAATGATGGAAGCCTTTTCATCAAAAATACTTCCACACTCAACGGAAATGGGATTCTGAACAATACCTGCACCATCGTTATCGAGCGAGGATTGATTAATGGCGGACGGATTGAGAATGATGGCCATTTGTTCATTTCCACTATCAATAGCGACTTTTCGGGAGCCGATGTAGAGGAATCTGTAGAAGAAAGTGTCGGTAGATCTAGCTATCAACCGCGGTACTTCCTCAATAACTCAATATTCATCAACGGGGTAAATGCTTCAGTCATTGGGAATAGAATCATCAATTCGGGAACCGTAACGGGGAGTGGATATTTCTTTTTTTCTGGGGTTACGACCAACAACGGCTCATTCGGAAATGATGGACAAGGAATCAATTTTCGAGATTTCAGCCCTACTCCCAACCAGATATTTGATTCAGAGGGTTCTTCTCCTCATTCCAGTGTGACAGATCATACCTTGGTCATGCCGGAGGAAGAAGATGAAGCCGCCAGCTGTAGCGGGAAATACAAAGGATCTTTGCCAGTTGTACTGGCAGGATTTGAGGTTCGAAGAGAAAAGGAAAACGCTGCGCTTTCTTGGGTATCTACCTCTGAAGTGAATTTCAGCCATTTTGAGATTCAAGCATCTTGGGATGGTCGTGAATTCTCCGAAATAGGGCAAGTGCCGGGGATGGCAACCGATGGTCAGGGTGCACGCTACCAATTTTCTGAGATGATTCCCATTTCCCCAATGGGAGATTTTCGATTCTATCGCCTCAATATGGTCGATTTGGATGGTACTCAGATCTTATCTGACATTCAGCAAGTACGCATGGTGCCAAACGCTACCGCAGAGGTTCGATTCTGGAATACTGAGGCAAACAATTGGAGGTTGGAATATTCTGGTATCTCAGGAGGCGTACGTCAAATTCGGATTGTGGACTTATCCGGTCGTATCATCTGGAATAAACAAGTCCACTGGGAGTCCAGCATGACGAATGCATTACAGCTTCCGGCAATGGCCACCGGCATATATGTGCTCACGCTGTCGGATAAGCATGATCAATCTCAAAGTTTGAAATTTCGCCATAAATAA
- the mdh gene encoding malate dehydrogenase: protein MSKVTVVGAGNVGATCAENVARAEVCNEVVMVDIKENFAEGKALDQWETSPVNFFDTRITGSTNDYSKTADSDVVVITSGVPRRPGMSRDDLIATNAGIVKTVTENIIKYSPNATIIVVSNPLDVMTYQAYLTAKLPSNKVIGMAGILDTARYRSFLALELNCSPKDIQAVLMGGHGDTMVPLPRYTTVAGIPVTEMLSMERINAIVERTKKGGGEIVNLLGVSGWYAPGAAAAQMVEAILKDSKRIFPCCAYLTGEYGINDLYLGVPVKLGKDGVEEIIELQLTDDEMELLKGSAEAVRSVVKVLDNL, encoded by the coding sequence ATGTCTAAAGTAACCGTCGTCGGAGCAGGAAACGTGGGAGCAACATGTGCTGAAAACGTTGCTCGCGCTGAAGTCTGCAACGAAGTGGTCATGGTTGATATCAAAGAGAACTTTGCCGAAGGTAAAGCACTCGACCAATGGGAGACTTCTCCTGTAAACTTCTTCGATACTCGCATCACTGGCTCTACCAACGATTACAGCAAAACTGCTGACTCTGACGTAGTAGTCATCACTTCTGGTGTACCTCGTCGTCCTGGCATGAGCCGTGATGACCTGATCGCAACCAACGCTGGTATCGTCAAGACCGTGACCGAGAATATCATCAAATATTCTCCCAACGCGACCATCATCGTGGTTTCCAACCCGTTGGATGTTATGACTTACCAAGCATACTTGACTGCCAAATTGCCTTCCAACAAGGTGATCGGTATGGCTGGTATCCTGGATACAGCGCGTTACCGCTCCTTCCTCGCTTTGGAACTGAACTGCTCCCCTAAGGACATTCAGGCTGTGTTGATGGGCGGTCATGGTGATACCATGGTACCACTACCTCGCTACACCACTGTTGCTGGTATCCCTGTAACTGAAATGCTCTCCATGGAGCGCATCAACGCCATCGTTGAGCGTACCAAAAAGGGTGGTGGCGAAATCGTCAACCTCCTCGGCGTTTCTGGATGGTATGCTCCCGGTGCAGCTGCTGCACAAATGGTGGAAGCAATCCTCAAGGATAGCAAGCGCATTTTCCCATGCTGTGCTTACTTGACTGGCGAGTACGGAATCAACGATCTGTACCTCGGTGTTCCTGTCAAATTGGGTAAGGACGGTGTTGAAGAAATCATCGAATTGCAACTTACCGATGATGAAATGGAATTGTTGAAAGGTTCTGCTGAAGCAGTTCGCAGCGTTGTCAAAGTTTTGGACAACCTGTAA
- a CDS encoding universal stress protein yields the protein MDPQNHSALATAVKTILFPTDFSPSAHHAMKHAVRIAETWDAKLIMVHAYHYSAVGSFYVTPELIHMVNNNRRDEAESAIQNYIETIKEETGGKIDIAYQLVYGFPEDEILTIAKDQDADLIVMGTKGAGNLAEKWIGSITSRIIERSEVPVLAIPSETDVQSVKRIAYATNFEEKDLRLPEFLLAVTEKYEATLTCIHINKEEQDEWNQLQLAMRKQMFGLENRAPKVEFHILHNDNLQTGLEEYVEENEIDVLAVLSKQHGFWDRLFMRSDTRTLALSSKIPLLVLKRDK from the coding sequence ATGGACCCCCAAAACCATTCTGCCCTAGCCACAGCTGTCAAGACCATCCTCTTTCCGACGGATTTCTCTCCCTCGGCCCACCATGCCATGAAGCATGCAGTCCGGATTGCGGAAACATGGGATGCCAAGTTGATCATGGTACACGCCTATCATTATTCAGCGGTGGGATCATTCTATGTGACTCCTGAGTTGATTCACATGGTCAACAACAACCGAAGAGACGAGGCCGAATCCGCCATTCAAAACTATATCGAAACCATCAAGGAGGAGACTGGTGGTAAAATCGACATCGCCTACCAGTTGGTGTATGGATTTCCCGAAGACGAAATCCTGACCATTGCCAAGGATCAGGATGCCGATCTCATCGTCATGGGAACCAAGGGTGCGGGTAATTTGGCGGAGAAGTGGATTGGCAGCATTACCTCTCGAATTATCGAGCGGTCTGAGGTTCCGGTCTTGGCGATTCCAAGCGAAACGGATGTACAAAGTGTAAAACGCATCGCTTATGCCACCAATTTTGAGGAAAAAGACCTGAGACTCCCCGAATTCCTGCTTGCAGTCACCGAAAAATACGAGGCGACCCTCACCTGCATTCACATCAATAAAGAGGAGCAAGACGAGTGGAATCAGCTGCAGCTCGCCATGCGTAAGCAAATGTTTGGGTTGGAAAATCGTGCCCCAAAGGTGGAATTCCACATTCTCCACAATGACAACCTCCAGACAGGTTTGGAAGAATATGTGGAGGAAAACGAGATCGATGTCCTCGCGGTCCTTTCCAAGCAACATGGATTTTGGGACAGGCTCTTCATGCGGAGCGACACCCGTACACTAGCCCTTTCCAGCAAAATCCCCCTACTTGTCCTCAAACGCGACAAATAG